In Fusarium falciforme chromosome 9, complete sequence, the sequence GTGCTGCACTCTGGGGTTTACGCAGCGGCCTATCAGTGGACGGTCTTGAAAGATACCATGGTGGAGGCACCTATGACTCTACGTGGTGGGATTTCCGTGGCACAAAAGATGGGGTTGCTCATGTCTGTTTTATTCGTTGACCTCATGGTCGAGGAAGTTTGCCGGGTTCCTTCAATGTTGAATGAGCGAACACAGGGCGATGTGGAATCATCCCGCCGGCAGTCCAGGGCTGTTTATGCCTGGCTCCCATCATGGTTCCCTACCTAATACCGCGCAAGATTCCTAGGTTGAAGACCTCAACATATAGCTACTTACCtcacaagaagaagacggtaGATATTCAAAGGAGAGCCTCAAGGTGCTCGAGTGATAGCCTCGTGCTCCTGCTTGTTCTCTGTTGGTTGCCTCGACCTCATGTTGAGGTTGCGTCCAATAACCGTTTCGTGGGGGAAGTTGGTCTCGCGGTAACGAGACATAAAGTCATCTCGGGGAGCTATGAAGTTCCAAGTCAGTCAACATATTCGGCTGCATGGCAAAGGCAAGACTCACTATAAGCTCCACAGATTCGTCGAATGCCCTCGAAAGCGCTTCGACCGTGCATGACACGCCAGTTGTCAAAGACTATAATGTCATCAATATCACCATGCATGACCAAAGGCGCTTATTCCACTTACTGACGACGCGGCCTGGCGTCAGCTGGAACCAGTACTCGCTGCTTCGGCGGCGAATAATCTCATTCCACTTGCGAGCTGCACTATACCACTTCTCGGCGTTAAAGACATCCAAGATGCCACGGTCATCATTGTTCCAGCGAACCCGAGTCAGCTCGCCAttgtcctcctcgatgaCAGGGTATGTGCGGTCCGGCACGATGGCAATGCCCTTGTTGCCGCTGGCGTGCCATGGAACCTGAATCGATCGAAGGGTCTCGTACGCCTCGGGGGACTCCTTCTTCAGTGTGCTGGCAATGTGGAAGCCATCGACAAGGAGTGATTGGCCGCCGAGAGCATCATCGGTTGGCTTTGCGTTAGGGGGAGCGTGGTGGGACAGCAAGTGGAAGGCCTGTAGGCCAGCAGGCTCGCTGAAGTAGGTCGTATCTGTGTGAGCAGGGAGGGCAAGGTTTGTGTACGCCGTGTCGGCTAGAGCGAGATCTGGGATGAAGTCGTAGAACCCTCCGTAGTGAGTAGTTCGGATAGGGCCAACCTTTTCCAGGAGGGATTCAGTGGCCTCTGGTGTTGGGGGTGTGTCGACAACGAAACTAAATCCATGCACCCACTGCGATAATAAGTTAGGAGAGGTCAATAATTGTCACGAAATACTTACGATGTTTCTGGTGAGATCAGCCATGCCCTTCTCATCAGACTTGTCCATGACAGCATCAAATGCAACCTCGGGAGGTGCATCCTCGATGCTTGAATTCCAGAACACTCGAGTCCTGGCTTGTTAGTGCCATTGAAACATGCTGTGTTCAAGAATAGCTCACTCGTCTTGGCCGAACTGCTCGGCATATCCTCCCTCGAACCAGCTGTCGAGCCAGGACCAGGGATGTTGACTCTTGTGGGAATCAGACCCTCCAACAACAGTCAGTCAGGCACAACAATTCAAGGATGGTCAAGCATACACTGAACCTCGAGGTGCTTCTCAGTCTCTGAGAAATTGACTGGGTGGACGTCCTCTGGCAACTACTACACGTCAGCCCAATCGTCATCTCGAATGGTTGCAACACTCACCTGGAATGTATCAAAGTTTCGCTGCCGCGTGTCCTGATTGACGCACTGGGTGCACTGGCAGTTATCCCTAACCCATCCATCAGCGCTTCGACGAAACAGTTACGCGCGGCTGTGTACTCACCGCAACCACAAATTGGGACTAACGGCCCCGATACGTCAGTGACCATGATCCTACAAGCGCGGCAGAGCTAAGGGTATCATCCGACTTACAACGTCCGATGAGCAGGGCGTCCTTGCTCCTTGCGGCTCAGGCTGATTTTGGATCCATTCCCAAGCGCGACAGTTCTGCCACTGGATGACCATCTCGTGGTGGATGCCTTGAAGCCGGCAACAGCATGGTTGCGCGCACGTCTGGCTGCAGAGCGGCCCAACAGAGCGGCGCTATAGATGGAGTTGATTAATTAGAGACGAGGTCCCATGCCATGATAGGAAGTGAGACAGGATGGGGATTGGATGGTGGCACGGTACCTTGAGGGACGAGTAACAGCACTGAGTCGGCCGATCATTGTGTTGTACTGATCTGTACCTTTGGCGGGGAAGCAAGTTGGTTCCTGAAACAAAGAGGCTATTTACTCGCCAAGAGCTTGACGCAATATCACTTGAATCTTAGAAGCGGCGGCTAATTGATGTCAAGACTGAATTGTCGAGTTTGACGTTGTTGAAGCAGCATTCAGTCCATCTATTATGCCTCGGCACATTGCCGGAAGCCCCCGATAATCGCATCTGAATTCCCGACACCCGCATGAAGTTGACACTGAAAAGGGCGTTGACAGGGCGGAACTACCTAGAGGTGTCGTGAGACCGAGGAAGTGCAGAGCTCGTCCTTTCTTATTGGGGTCATTCCCTGCACTCTCTGAGAGATTGCAACCCTCTCGTCGTAATCGGCTTCCTCTTGATGCGTCGAGTTTGCTGTCCATGATCGAAGGCAGACAAAGGGCGGCAGTTGAGGTGCGTCTTTGCGTGTCTGTGAGCTCCACTTGTTTGCTCTTGCCTTCCAAGGATGGATCCTTGGAGGACTCGGGAGGTTTGAAACTGCGGGGATCTCAAGGATGGAAGGAAGCTTGGGTCGGGTTTTTCCCCCCCAGCCTCCTACCAAGCCTTTAACCGCTAACAACTcgcaccatcaccaacatcaagaCGCTCAGTTGGTGATAGGCTTTTATCCCAACCGACGAATTCAGATTGGCTCGCGTGCTAAGAACTGTCCCAGATCTTGTTTGGGTGTTCTCTGCGTCCGTCTCGGCAGCCCTCATACGCGACCAGATCGAGAGCCAACCCTCCCGATACCAAACCCATTCTCGAGGCCCAAGGCAGTTTTGCAGAAAATCTGCATCGTTACCACTGGCCTCTCTTCCACTCAAAACATCTTCTTGGCTCGGCCAGCAATCGTCGGCCAAGTGGCGGTCTCAACCTCCAATAGTCCCTCTCCCCGTCGACTCCCCCACTAGCCTAAGCGCCGACCCTTGAGCAGCCTGGTTCCTCCATCACCAGGGCCTCGAAACTTTCGCCCTATGACAGACTCTCACGGTCCCGAGATTCTGGATGCGGCCAGGGAGCTCATCCGCGGACCCTGTCTAGCAGGTCGTGGCCCTGGGCCTAGTTGAAGCTATCTGTCGCGTCCGCGCCTAACTTGGCACCTTGATTGGTTTTGCGGCTGTTGCCAGGCGATCAGTGACCCATGTCGAGGCTGACTTACATGGCTCCTCCTATTCAGGAACAAGACCAACACTGAAAGGGCCGGCAAAGGGAGCAGCCAACAATGCGTCCCGTCGTCCTGGTAAAGCCCTTACAAGGCTCCTCGTCCTGTTTATTATCAAAAGCTGCCGCGCGGCGTCTGCACCCTCGCGCCCTCTGCTCTCATTTCCACCAACTCTTCCCTCGACCGTGGGAGGTCCAGACTCTAGGCTGACGCCCTCATTAATTCTTCCATGTAGAGCCGACATGGCCCTTTCGTTTCTGCCTCACGAGGGGAATCTCGTTGGGATATTCCTCGTGCTggttcttttctttcttgctCCAGCATCCCCCGCCGCCGTTGAGCCTCCTTTGAAAGTTATCTCGATCGAAGAACCAGAGAGCCCTAGAGGGGACTCCCCATCCTTCACCTGGCCCTTGCCTCGCCTCAGCGAGCGTGATGGTTCGTGCCCCGTCTCTGGACAGACCTGGTGTGGGAACGAACTTCCTGGAGACTTTTGCTGCCCTTCCGATTCCAGCTGCAAAGTCCTTGCTGCAAACACCACCATCCTATGTTGCCCAGAAGGAAGTGAATgcaacatcatcaaggccatcacTTGCGAGATTGCCAGCCAGGACTCATCCAAGTATCCAGGCGCCCCCATCAAGACCCTTGCGCAGGATCAGAAACTGAAGCGTTGCGGAAGCAAGACTTGTTGCCCATTTGGATACAGCTGTGACGAGGAGTCACGTTGTGTTCGCGACAAAGACCAGGAGGAGAGCTATGCGTTTCTGATTCCCGAGCCTTCATCAACAGCAAGCTCTACGTCGACCTCAGAGCCATCATCCACTTCACCTCCCGAATACCTTCCGGTTGAAACGTCGGAAGCCCCCGGGGTCATTCCTGGAACACCTCCCAGGGCTTCAGCCTCAGCCACATCTACCGAGTCATCAACAccagatgaagacgaggaacAAAGCCGCAGCGGAGTGGAACCAACAGGCGTGGTGACGGCAGGTACAGTGGCCGGCGTTTGCTGTCTCGCCGGGATCGGCATCTTTATATGGATGAAGTGGTTCCGAAGGAAAACCCCCAAGGGAACTCCCATACTACACGACACTCGGGAGTCATGGGGATACTTCTCATCAACAGGGAACACCCCAATGATGACCAAGTATCTTCGTGTTACCCGTGGACCTAATGAAAAGTTCGTTGTGACACCCACAACGCCTGCCTTTTCACCACTTCGACCACCCTCTCAGAGAAGATCAGAGAGTCCTGTGGAGCTTCCAGCAACACCTGTCTCGCTCTGCATGTGGAGCAACCTTGAGAACGCGGCCGTGGAGGAGCCAAAGCTGGCCTATGTTGTACGTGCGAAGCCGCAACAGTAGAGGCTGGCCGGATTGAAAACGAATTGATGACTATCACATGACCATGAGAAACGTCTTTTGCTGCACATACCAGTTTCCTGTTATTACTGTTCTGATACCTTCTTGTATATCATTTTCTATTCATGAGAGGACGGCGCTTGCGAGTGCCACTGTTGAGGGTGGATTGGAAGAGCAGGGGATCCTGCACGGATTCAAACGATTCTCCCCAGGATGAGCTGACTTTATTCCCTGTCGGCCACGTATCTCCTCTTCTTTTGTGTTGCTAGTTTAGCTGGTATGCAAATGCATCTTAATAGACGAAACTATGAAGTTTGGATCATGCAGAAGATGTATTACACAGTGCAGAGGGTGCGGGCGGGAAGCTTCC encodes:
- a CDS encoding Trimethyllysine dioxygenase, coding for MIGRLSAVTRPSSAALLGRSAARRARNHAVAGFKASTTRWSSSGRTVALGNGSKISLSRKEQGRPAHRTFPNLWLRDNCQCTQCVNQDTRQRNFDTFQLPEDVHPVNFSETEKHLEVQWSDSHKSQHPWSWLDSWFEGGYAEQFGQDETRVFWNSSIEDAPPEVAFDAVMDKSDEKGMADLTRNIWVHGFSFVVDTPPTPEATESLLEKVGPIRTTHYGGFYDFIPDLALADTAYTNLALPAHTDTTYFSEPAGLQAFHLLSHHAPPNAKPTDDALGGQSLLVDGFHIASTLKKESPEAYETLRSIQVPWHASGNKGIAIVPDRTYPVIEEDNGELTRVRWNNDDRGILDVFNAEKWYSAARKWNEIIRRRSSEYWFQLTPGRVVIFDNWRVMHGRSAFEGIRRICGAYTPRDDFMSRYRETNFPHETVIGRNLNMRSRQPTENKQEHEAITRAP